The Mucilaginibacter rubeus genomic interval TGAGGCCGTTCTTGAAGCACTCAACCAAAAAAAGGTTAAGGGCATGGTAACAACCCACTACTCCAACCTTAAAATATTTGCCAGCAATACCGAAGGGATCGAAAACGCGTCAATGTTGTTCAACAACGTTGAAATGAGGCCGCTTTATCAATTGGAAATTGGTAAACCCGGTAGTTCGTACGCCTTTGAAATTGCCCAGAAAATTGGCTTACCGGCCAACGTGCTTAACCTCGCCAAAAACAAAATAAGCGAAGGGCAAAAAAAGGTTGATACCTTACTGGTTGACCTGGAACGTGAAAAACGCTCCATTTTTGAAACTAAACAAAAACTGGATAAACAACAGCGCAAGGTAAATGAGCTGCTTGCCGAAAACGAGAAACTGAAAAGCTATCTCGAAGAAAATAAGCGCACACTCATTAAAGAAGCCAAGGACCAGGCCAAGAATATTATCCTGAACGCCAACAAGCTGGTTGAAAACACTATTTCTGAAATTAAGAGTAGTAATGCCGATAAGGAAAAAACCAGACAGCTACGTGAAAACCTTAACGTTGAACTTAAAAAGAACACCGTTAAGGCAGAAATGCCTAAACCTGCCGCCCCTGCCGATGAGGAATTAAAACCGGGCGACTGGGTGAAACTTACCGATTCGGAAACTACAGGGCAGGTAATTGAGATCATTAAAGAAAATGTGGTGATTGCTATTGGCGATTTGCGAACCGTTGCTAAAAAGAAACGAGTGATTAAAGTTTCCAAATCATCGGTACCTAAGGAGATCAGGCGGAGTTTCAGCGCTCAAACTAATGATATGGCCAGTTTTAGTCCGGAGATTGACGTGCGTGGCCAGCGTACCGAAGATGCGCTGCATGCCATTGAAAAACTGTTCGACAGGGCGCTAATGATGGGCTTTAACAACCTCAAGATCATTCATGGTAAAGGCGATGGCATTTTGCGTAAAATGATCAGGCAGTACCTCAAAAAATACGAGCAGGTTGACCGCATGGAAGATGAACACGCAGACCGTGGTGGGGATGGAATAACTTATGTATATTTGAAGTAAACGTAAGGTTAAGAAACCACTAAAAAAGCGTCATTGCGAGGAACGAAGCAATCCCAAACCATACAGAGTGGCTCTGCTTATCGGGGATTGCTTCGTTCCTCGCAATGACGCTTTTAATCACAATTACGTTTTCAGTATTTGTACCTTAACTTATTTCAATATATGTCTTTAAAATCTATTGCCCCTATGTTATACACCCGGCAGGTACGGGAAACTGTCGACTTTTATGTTACTAACCTCGGCTTTACCTGTATCGGATACGATGAAGATTGGGGATGGGCTACCGTAAGCCGCGATGATATCGAAATCATGTTTGCTTTACCGGTTGATAACGCATCATTCACTGTGCCTAAATTTACAGGCTCGTTTTATATCCGTACCGATAAGGTAGACCTATTATGGAGCGAACTTAAAGACAGGGCAGTAATTTGCTATCCTATTGAGGATTTTAATTACGGTATGCGCGAGTTTGGTGTTTTTGACTACAACGGTTACCTGCTGCAATTCGGGATGCCGATTGAGTGATAACCGAATATAAAAGCAAGGGTATGCGCGATTCCCCTCTTGAGAGGGGCGGAGGGGTGTGTTTCGCTTTGTTTACATACTAATCGCATAAACACACCCCTGCAACCCCTCTTTCCCGCCGCGCCCCCTCTCAAGAGGGGATTTTTTGCTGCATTAATTTAGCATAATTTCCTATTTTTAAAGGGCAAAAACCTACTTAAAAATGCGCAAACTATATTTCCTTATACTTTTCATTGCTTTTACCGGCACTATAAATACCTGCGCCGCTCAAAGCGTTATACTTAAAAGCAAAGATCAACGCATCCGTTATACCGGGCGCATTAACCAAACCGATGAAGCTGCCGAACTTTACTGGACAGGTTCATCACTCAAAATCAATTTCAACGGAACCGGCGCGTCGGCCCTGATGCAGGACGAACGTGGTGAAAATTATTATACCATCGTTGTTGATGATAAAGTGATCAACACCATCCACCTTGATAATACTAAGCAGGCCTACACACTGGCCGAAAATCTGCCGGCCGGCAAACACACCCTCGAATTATTTAAACGTACCGAATGGGATAAAGGCAAAACTCTTTTTTACCAGTTTATTTTAGCTAAAGAGGGTACAGCACTCCCGCCACCGGAGGCTAAAAAGCGTAAGATCGAGTTTTTCGGTAATTCCATCACCTGTGGGTATGCCGATGAGGACACTACCGGGCAAGACCGTGGTACGGCCCCTTACGAAAACGGATATCTGAGCTATGCCGCGCTAACCGCACGTCACTTTGATGCACAGTATGTTTGTACCTCAAAAAGTGGTATCGGCATCACGGTAAGCTGGTTTCCGCTCATCATGCCCGAAATGTATAACCGCCTGGATCCAACAGACCCAACAAGCATCTGGGATTTCAAAAAGTATACACCTGATGTTGTGGTGATTAACCTGTTTCAGAATGACTCATGGATTGTAAACCAGCCCAACAATCCACAATTTAAAGAGCGTTTTGGCACCAAAGCGCCAGAGCCTGACCAGATCATAAAAGCTTATAAAGATTTTGTAAAAAATATCCGGAAGACTTATCCCAAAGCGCAGATCATTTGCGCGTTAGGCAGTATGGATGCAACCAAAGCGGGATCGCCCTGGCCCGGCTATATTGAAAAGGCCGTTGCCGCTTTAAACGACAAGCAGATCTATACCCATTTTATTCCATACAAAAACACACCAGGTCACCCAAGCCTTAAAGAGCAACAAGCCATGGCCGATGATTTGATTGCCTTTATGGAGAAGACGGTTAAGTGGTGATTAAGGCTTTTTTAAAATCACAAACGTAGAGAGAAATAAAACATGTCATTGCGAGCGAAGCGTGGCAATCGCACGGAAGCACTACCGCTCTGTATAGCATGCGATTGCTTCGTCGTTCCTTCTCGCAATGACATGGATTTATTAAGAGATATTATTACTCCCCTACCTTCTGCTGATCGGGCACTTCATTTGGGCCGGGGATATTTGTTTGCTGTTTCTTTTCGCTATCCCCGTCGTCATCGGCAGTCCCTTCCTGGTATGGCTGTTGTGGGTTGGGCTTTTTATCATCGGTTTCAGTTTCGCCAGTATCCTCTTCTGACCGGCCGTTTTGCGAAGCACTGATCACATCGCTGTAATTAGCATTGCCCGCCTGGTTTGGATCTTTAAAATTGCTGTTTTCCGGGTGTTCTTCGGCAGGTTGAGTACGGTTAAAGTACTCGTTGTTGTTGCCGGCCATTTGCGAAGGATTGTCTTTATCATTTCCTGCCGGGGTAATGTTGTTCTGACCGAAATTTTGCCCGCCCATACCTTTACCCTCCATGCCTTCATCGTCCGGGCTTTTCATTTCCGAACTACCAAACAGGTAGCTCCTTTTCAGGTCTTTTTCTTCCTCGTTATGATCATCCTCCACACGGTATGCGTTAGGTTTGTTCTCTTCCTGTTCGGGGCGATTAAGCTCATCGCTGCTCAACTCTTCATCTCTTAATTCCATAGGTTTTGATATTTGATGTATTAATTATTAATAAAATAATTTTCTAATTGTTTTATTAAACCTATAAATCAATCTGCTTATGTCATTACGAGCGATAGCGCGGCAACAGCACAGAAGCACGACCGCCCTGTATAGCATGCGATTGCTTCGTCGCACCTCCTCGCAATGACGAAACTTTATTTACGTTATCTGTTTACAGCCATCTGTAAAGCATATTTAGTACATTTACGATAACCAATTATAATATATGAATAAAGTAGTTAGTGGTGCCGACGAGGCTATCCGCGACATTACCGACGGCATGACCCTCATGCTGGGCGGCTTCGGTTTATGCGGGTTGCCCGAAAATTGTATTGCCGCGCTGGTGAAAAAAGGGGTTAAACAACTCACCTGTATCTCCAACAATGCCGGGGTTGATGACTTCGGTATCGGTCTGATGCTGAAACAACGCCAGGTAAAAAAAATGATCTCATCGTACGTAGGTGAAAATGCCGAATTTGAACGCCAGCTGTTAAGCGGTGAACTGGAGGTTGACCTGATACCACAAGGTACGCTGGCCACCCGCTGTATGGCTGCCGGTTATGGTATGCCCGCCATATTTACCCCTGCCGGTATAGGAACCGAAGTGGCGGAAGGCAAGGAAGTACGCAATTTTAATGGCAAGGATTATTTAATGGAGATGGCCTTTGATGCCGATTTCGCCATTGTAAAAGCCTGGAAGGGCGATACTATGGGTAACCTGGTATACCGTTCTACCGCCCGCAATTTTAACCCGGTAATGGCCATGGCCGGTAAAATAACCATTGCCGAAGTAGAAGAACTGGTACAACCCGGCGAACTTGACCCTGATCATATCCATACACCCGGTATTTATGTGCATAGAATTTTTCAGGGTGTGGACTATGAAAAACGGATTGAACATGTAACGGTGAGGAACAAACAATAAAGAATATGTCATTGCGAGCGAAGCGTGGCAATCTCGTAGCCTATGCATGTCCGATCTGTATAGCTACGAGATTGCTTCGTCGTTCCTCCTCGCAATGACATGATTTAATAAAGAAGATTATGCTTGATAAACAAGGCATCGCAAAGCGAATAGCGAAAGAAATAAAAGACGGTTACTATGTTAACCTCGGCATTGGCATACCTACACTGGTGGCCAATTATATACCTGATACCATGGATGTGGTACTACAATCAGAGAATGGCTTACTGGGTATGGGGCCCTTTCCTTTTGACGGCGAAGAAGACCCGGACATTATTAACGCGGGCAAACAAACCATCACCATACTGCCCGGCTCGGCCATATTTGATTCGGCTATGAGTTTTGGGATGATCAGGGCTAAAAAAGTAAACCTCACCATCCTTGGTGCTATGGAAGTATCCGAAAACGGCGATATCGCCAACTGGAAAATCCCCGGCAAAATGGTTAAAGGCATGGGTGGTGCTATGGATCTGGTTGCATCAGCAGAAAACATCATTGTAGCCATGCAACAGGTAAATAAAGCAGGCGAATCAAAGCTCC includes:
- a CDS encoding VOC family protein, giving the protein MSLKSIAPMLYTRQVRETVDFYVTNLGFTCIGYDEDWGWATVSRDDIEIMFALPVDNASFTVPKFTGSFYIRTDKVDLLWSELKDRAVICYPIEDFNYGMREFGVFDYNGYLLQFGMPIE
- a CDS encoding SGNH/GDSL hydrolase family protein — protein: MRKLYFLILFIAFTGTINTCAAQSVILKSKDQRIRYTGRINQTDEAAELYWTGSSLKINFNGTGASALMQDERGENYYTIVVDDKVINTIHLDNTKQAYTLAENLPAGKHTLELFKRTEWDKGKTLFYQFILAKEGTALPPPEAKKRKIEFFGNSITCGYADEDTTGQDRGTAPYENGYLSYAALTARHFDAQYVCTSKSGIGITVSWFPLIMPEMYNRLDPTDPTSIWDFKKYTPDVVVINLFQNDSWIVNQPNNPQFKERFGTKAPEPDQIIKAYKDFVKNIRKTYPKAQIICALGSMDATKAGSPWPGYIEKAVAALNDKQIYTHFIPYKNTPGHPSLKEQQAMADDLIAFMEKTVKW
- a CDS encoding CoA transferase subunit A, whose translation is MNKVVSGADEAIRDITDGMTLMLGGFGLCGLPENCIAALVKKGVKQLTCISNNAGVDDFGIGLMLKQRQVKKMISSYVGENAEFERQLLSGELEVDLIPQGTLATRCMAAGYGMPAIFTPAGIGTEVAEGKEVRNFNGKDYLMEMAFDADFAIVKAWKGDTMGNLVYRSTARNFNPVMAMAGKITIAEVEELVQPGELDPDHIHTPGIYVHRIFQGVDYEKRIEHVTVRNKQ
- a CDS encoding 3-oxoacid CoA-transferase subunit B, which codes for MLDKQGIAKRIAKEIKDGYYVNLGIGIPTLVANYIPDTMDVVLQSENGLLGMGPFPFDGEEDPDIINAGKQTITILPGSAIFDSAMSFGMIRAKKVNLTILGAMEVSENGDIANWKIPGKMVKGMGGAMDLVASAENIIVAMQQVNKAGESKLLPQCSLPLTGVHCVKKIVTELGVYDVLPEGGFRLIERAPGVSVEEIKQATAGKLIVEGDVPEIMV